From a region of the Oryza sativa Japonica Group chromosome 6, ASM3414082v1 genome:
- the LOC4339879 gene encoding WAT1-related protein At3g30340: protein MWRAGCMEQWMPTVSMVATNVVIAIMTALIKQALNQGMNRLVLITFRQMVATVFLGPIAYFKERKTRPKFTTEIFVYMFLSGMLGPVLLQYTLFVGLEFTTATFAATFGNLLPVVTFLISLVFRFEALNVKSRSGSAKISGTLVSLSGAMMLTFYKGSALTHTPSSSSSPASSSSHSQAEEHDTAHWVLGSVSLLANVVGFALWLMLQRKFTRKYPAIYSATAFMSLFSCLQAGALALSIQRSSISIWALKGKIEIATVVYCGVVASGFGYLMLTYCVEKRGPVFTAAFSPLSQIFVAGIDLFILHEPLYLGSVLGSVLVIVGLYLVLWGKREETAAVSKDAIASPEKPVQDVEQQQEKV from the exons ATGTGGAGGGCAGGATGCATGGAGCAATGGATGCCGACGGTGTCAATGGTCGCCACCAATGTTGTGATAGCCATCATGACAGCCTTGATCAAGCAAGCACTCAACCAGGGGATGAACCGCCTGGTCCTCATTACTTTCCGGCAAATGGTGGCTACTGTATTCCTTGGCCCCATAGCCTACTTCAAGGAAAG GAAGACAAGACCAAAGTTCACAACTGAAATCTTTGTCTACATGTTCTTAAGCGGAATGCTTGG GCCGGTGCTTCTTCAGTATACACTGTTTGTAGGGCTGGAGTTTACAACAGCAACATTTGCTGCAACTTTCGGCAATTTGCTTCCGGTGGTTACTTTCTTGATTTCACTCGTTTTCAG GTTTGAAGCACTTAATGTAAAGAGCAGATCAGGGAGTGCCAAGATCTCAGGAACATTGGTTTCTCTCAGTGGAGCAATGATGCTCACCTTCTACAAGGGCTCAGCACTGACCCATACACCATCATCTAGCAGTAGTCCAGCATCCAGCAGTAGCCACAGCCAAGCTGAAGAACATGACACGGCCCATTGGGTGCTCGGTTCCGTCTCGTTGCTCGCGAACGTAGTTGGGTTCGCATTGTGGCTGATGCTGCAGAGGAAATTCACCAGGAAGTACCCAGCAATCTACTCTGCTACTGCATTCATGTCATTGTTCAGCTGCTTGCAAGCAGGAGCACTTGCCTTGTCCATACAAAGGAGCAGCATCTCAATCTGGGCTCTCAAGGGGAAAATAGAGATAGCCACAGTTGTATATTGT GGTGTAGTGGCGTCTGGCTTTGGGTACCTGATGCTCACATATTGTGTGGAGAAGAGAGGCCCTGTTTTCACCGCTGCCTTCAGCCCTCTCTCCCAGATCTTCGTGGCCGGCATCGATCTCTTCATCCTCCACGAGCCGCTCTATCTTGGCAG TGTGTTAGGGTCAGTCCTGGTGATTGTGGGGCTCTACCTTGTTCTGTGGGGCAAAAGGGAGGAGACCGCCGCCGTCAGCAAAGATGCCATTGCTTCGCCGGAGAAGCCAGTGCAAGACGTAGAACAGCAGCAAGAGAAAGTGTGA
- the LOC4339880 gene encoding cell division control protein 48 homolog C produces the protein MGKRARHGGSGRSHSPYFESQLRRLITDGGLSSSSAEDVAIALRSRFPEFRRHKLDPFTSAVRRALNSIPSDSHSDSADDSHASTPSQRRRRRPRHDAHATASSSTSLSDDAAHPPPPPIYDVTKSMLRTQYASQTPKRDTGSNQQLEIEIAAEKPRRLITSDGGAGGEAKPESAPPSEGGDRGGKGPTFSDLGGMESVIEQLMMEVVVPLCHPEVPRWLGVKPVAGLLLHGPPGCGKTTLAHAIANETGVPFYKISAPEVVSGVSGASEENIRSLFKKAYRTAPSIVFIDEIDAIASKRENLQREMERRIVTQLMTCMDEYHQQIGSGSGDVGSESAEKKPGYVIVIGATNRPDAVDQALRRPGRFDREISLGVPDEYARKKILMMLTRNLRLEGQLDLLKIARATSSFVGADLKALVDKAGNLAMKRIIDRRRAQFCQEHDENSKHDWWRQPWDANEIEGLSITMDDFEEATKMVQPSLRREGFSSIPDVTWDDVGGLDSLRKEFDRYIIRCIKQPEEYKTFGLNMQAGFLLFGPPGCGKTLIAKAVAHEAGANFIHIKGPELLNKYVGESESEVRKIFIRAQTNTPCILFFDEVDALTTKRGKEGGWVVERLLNQLLIELDGAGERKGVFVIGATNRIDVIDDAALRPGRFGKKHYVPLPGADERVSILRALARNKPISSSVDLGALARREECKNLTGADLASMVNEAAMAALEERLEFLENGESSMSSSSAIELPHFERALAKMQPSVSEQQRRHYEALCKKYSAS, from the exons atggggaAGCGCGCGCGCCACGGCGGCTCCGGCAGGTCCCACTCCCCCTACTTCGAGTcccagctccgccgcctcatCACCGACGGCggactctcctcctcctccgccgaggACGTCGCCATCGCCCTCCGCTCCCGCTTCCCCGAGTTCCGCCGCCACAAGCTCGACCCCTTCAcctccgccgtccgccgcgccctCAACTCCATCCCCTCCGACTCCCACTCCGACTCCGCCGACGACTCCCACGCCTCCACTCCctcccaacgccgccgccgccgcccccgccacgACGCCCATGCCACCGCCTcatcctccacctccctctccgACGACGCCGCGCACCCACCGCCTCCCCCCATCTACGACGTCACCAAGTCCATGCTCCGCACCCAGTACGCCTCCCAGACTCCCAAGCGAGACACCGGCAGCAACCAGCAGCTGGAAATCGAGATCGCCGCCGAGAAGCCCCGCCGATTAATCACCTccgatggcggcgccggcggcgaggccaagCCGGAGTCCGCTCCACCTAGCGAAGGAGGCGATAGAGGGGGCAAGGGGCCCACGTTTTCGGATCTTGGGGGGATGGAGTCGGTGATAGAGCAGCTAAtgatggaggtggtggtgccCCTATGCCATCCGGAGGTGCCGCGCTGGCTTGGGGTTAAGCCTGTGGCTGGGCTGCTGCTGCACGGGCCACCAGGCTGCGGCAAGACCACGCTCGCTCATGCCATCGCCAATGAGACCGGCGTGCCATTCTACAAGATATCGGCGCCGGAGGTTGTGTCCGGGGTCTCTG GGGCTTCTGAGGAAAACATCAGAAGCCTGTTTAAGAAGGCGTACAGGACTGCTCCATCAATTGTATTTATAGATGAGATAGATGCGATTGCATCCAAGAGGGAGAATCTGCAACGGGAAATGGAACGACGGATAGTTACACAGTTAatgacatgcatggatgaatACCACCAACAAATTGGCTCTGGTAGCGGTGATGTGGGTTCAGAGTCAGCTGAAAAGAAACCTGGCTATGTTATTGTCATTGGAGCTACAAATAGACCTGACGCTGTTGACCAAGCACTTCGTAGGCCAGGAAGGTTTGATCGAGAGATCTCTCTTGGTGTTCCAGATGAGTATGCACGGAAAAAGATACTTATGATGCTTACCCGGAATCTTCGACTGGAAGGTCAGTTGGACTTGTTGAAGATAGCAAGGGCCACATCAAGCTTTGTTGGTGCGGACTTGAAGGCATTGGTGGATAAAGCGGGGAATCTAGCAATGAAGAGAATAATTGATAGAAGAAGAGCTCAGTTTTGTCAGGAGCATGATGAAAACAGCAAGCACGACTGGTGGAGACAACCTTGGGATGCAAATGAGATAGAGGGCCTGAGTATTACAATGGATGATTTTGAG GAAGCAACCAAGATGGTTCAACCATCTTTGAGAAGAGAAGGATTTTCTTCTATCCCTGATGTCACATGGGATGACGTTGGAGGCCTTGATTCGCTAAGGAAAGAGTTTGACCGCTACATTATCCGATGTATCAAGCAACCTGAAGAATATAAG ACATTTGGATTGAATATGCAAGCTGGCTTTTTGCTGTTTGGACCACCCGGTTGTGGGAAAACACTGATAGCAAAAGCAGTTGCGCATGAGGCAGGGGCAAATTTTATTCATATTAAG GGGCCAGAGCTGTTGAACAAGTATGTTGGTGAGAGTGAATCAGAAGTTAGGAAAATTTTCATCCGTGCACAAACTAATACACCATGCATCCTGTTTTTTGACGAG GTAGATGCTTTGACAACAAAAAGAGGGAAAGAGGGGGGATGGGTTGTTGAACGTCTCCTGAACCAG TTGCTTATTGAACTTGATGGTGCTGGTGAACGGAAAGGTGTTTTTGTTATTGGAGCTACAAACAG AATTGATGTGATAGATGATGCAGCACTTCGACCTGGTAGATTTGGCAAGAAACATTATGTACCTTTACCTGGTGCTGATGAGCGGGTTTCGATATTGAGAGCCCTCGCTCGGAACAAACCGATCTCCTCCAGTGTTGATTTGGGTGCACTGGCACGTAGAGAGGAATGCAAAAATCTCACTGGTGCTGACCTAGCATCAATG GTGAATGAAGCAGCCATGGCAGCATTGGAAGAGAGGCTGGAGTTCCTGGAGAATGGGGAATCGTCAATGAGCTCATCATCTGCGATTGAGCTCCCTCATTTTGAACGTGCTCTAGCAAAAATGCAGCCATCAGTATCTGAACAG CAAAGGAGACACTACGAGGCGTTGTGCAAGAAATACTCCGCAAGCTGA
- the LOC4339881 gene encoding haloacid dehalogenase-like hydrolase domain-containing protein Sgpp — protein MMVSLMEEEAMAMETMATTTTKRMSVAEVSLVEAVLFDIDGTMCVSDPFHHRAFSELLQALGYNSGVPITPEFGMAHMAGRSNHQIGSFLFPDWPQHRLDAFFADKEALFARYAAEGLREVAGLTDLCRWAAARGLKRAAVTNAPRANADLMISILGLSDFFQVIVAAADDCDLPKPSPEPYLRALSLLGASPRHTLVFEDSVVGVQAGVAAGMPVIAVAEEAREAKVVAAGASLVIRDYKDHKLWAALDKLQAAAAAQSNGQLGA, from the coding sequence ATGATGGTGAGCTTGATGGAGGAAGAGGCCATGGCCATGgagacgatggcgacgacgacgaccaagaGGATGTCGGTGGCGGAGGTGTCTCTGGTGGAGGCCGTGCTGTTCGACATCGACGGCACCATGTGCGTCTCCGACCCGTTCCACCACAGGGCCTTCTCCGAGCTCCTCCAGGCCCTCGGCTACAACTCCGGCGTCCCCATCACGCCGGAGTTCGGCATGGCCCACATGGCCGGCCGGAGCAACCACCAGATCGGCAGCTTCCTCTTCCCGGACTGGCCCCAGCACCGCCTCGACGCCTTCTTCGCCGACAAGGAGGCCCTCTTCGCGCGCTACGCCGCCGAGGGCCTCCGCGAGGTCGCCGGCCTCACCGACCTCTGCCGGtgggccgccgcccgcggcctcAAGCGCGCCGCCGTCACCAACGCGCCGCGGGCCAACGCCGACCTCATGATCTCCATCCTCGGCCTCTCCGACTTCTTccaggtcatcgtcgccgctgccgacgacTGCGACCTCCCCAAGCCCTCGCCGGAGCCCTACCTCCGGGCGCTCAGCCTGCTCGGCGCGTCTCCCCGTCACACGCTCGTCTTCGAGGACTCGGTGGTCGGGGTGcaggccggcgtcgccgccgggatGCCGGTGATCGCCGTTGCGGAGGAGGCCCGGGAGGCcaaggtcgtcgccgccggagcgTCCCTCGTCATCAGGGACTACAAAGACCACAAGCTCTGGGCGGCATTAGACAAGctccaagcagcagcagcagctcaatCCAATGGACAACTTGGAGCATAG